Sequence from the Nitrosopumilus maritimus SCM1 genome:
TTAGGTATTGTCATTTTACCTCCTGTAACTGAATTTTACACTAAACCAAAATCTATTGATGATATTGTAAATCATGGTGTTGGAAAATGTCTAGACCAATTTGATATTGAACACAATTTATACCCTAGATGGGGTTCATCCTAAATCATAATTGCCACAATTCTCTTTTGAAAAAACCAGTACTGCTAGTAGAGATGCTGTCTATAGAGTTTTTTCAGATTATGAGAACTATCAAAGAACATCTCCAGAGTTTTTTCCATCAATTCGAATTCGTTCTGTTAGAAATAACGTTGCAGTAGTTGAAGAGCATATGAATTTGGGAGATGAAGAGTTTGTAATCATGGCAAAACACGTTACTGATGAGCCAGTACTACATGATGTTTATGTCATTGGGGGTGATGCAAAGGGCTCTCACATTCAAGAACAATTCATTGAAACTCCTGAAGGGACAAAAATACTAGTTGATGTTGATTTGAAATTAAAGGGAAAGATGAAACTTGGTGGAATGTTTTCAAAAAATCGATATCAAGAAAATTATGAAGAGATTTTAGATAATTTTATCAAAATTGCTGAAAATTAATCAGATTTTGCTTCTTTGTCTTTGAAATCTTTAAGCTCTTTTTCACCTTCAATCTTGCCTTTCTCAAATTCTCCTTTGGCTTTACCGAAGGTTTTTGCTAGTTCTGGAATTTTCTTTGCACCAAAAATTAACACTACTGCAATAACGATAATGAATATCCATTCTTGGCCAGCAATGAAATTGGCTAGATTCATTCCAAACATTTCTGTGTCTCTTTAACCAAATTCGGATTTAAGTGTTCAACTTTTTGCGTTCTTTACGCTCAATGAGCATCATGCCTGTAACATACAATGCAATCATAGGTCCTGCAATAAACCACATAGTTACACCACTGCCATCAGGAGTAATAATTGCGCCAAAGATCACAATTATGACAATTGCATATCTGATGTTTTTTCGCCAAAAATCTGCATCAACCATGCCTGATGCAGATATTGCATACATTACAAGAGGAAGTTGAAATGAAAATCCAAATGCTAACAAAAATTGTAATACGAATGTGACAAATTCTATCACATTAAGAAATGTGACCAGCCCTGCAGATTCACCATATCTGTACAAAAATTCTAAGATGTATGGGATTACTAGATTGTAAGAGAATGCACACCCTGTAATGAACAACCCTAGTGCTGGAATTGTAATACTACGACTAACATTGATTTCATTTTCTTTGAGAGCTGGTTTGATGAATCCAACTAATTCTTTGATGATTACTGGCATCCCAACTACAATTCCAACTAGTGCTGCAATGTAAACTTGAGCAAAGAATGCTTGACCTGGAGCTGTTTGAATTAACTGAACATCTTCTGGTACCAAATTCACTTTCATGTGATTTGTGATTTGAGCTGCAATGTTGTTTAGTGGTTCAGGTGTTGGATAGTACAGTGTGGTTTGGCCCACTTGAATTGGTTCAGCATGGAATGTTAGAATGAATGCTGTGATTACTCCAATCACTAAGACAATTCTTAGTAATCTCTTTCTTAATTCCTCAAAATGCTGATTGATGCCATCCAACTCTGACATTTGATCACTTCATGCTTTAAGCTATATCTATTTGCCGGGAATTGGCAATAGTTTTGCTTCAGGCAATCCATCTTCTTTTAGTTGTTCTATGGTAATATTGTCAAATTCTAAGGAAATTATGGCCTTTGTGTTGAATTTGGATTCCATCTCTTTTGCCAAATTTGCAATGTCCTTACTTGAGTAGATTTCTTGTGAATCCTTTAAGAAAATCCTTTCTCCTTTTTCCATCTCTTTTCCACCAAATTTACCTTGAAGGAAACTGGTTATCTCAGGTAGTTCTTTTCTGTCTATGTTGTTATGAAAATAGCAAATTCCTTTTACTGATTCGTAATCATATGCTGTGCCATTTCGATACATGAAAACTCCGATAAAATGTGCTTCATCTTCTGGTTCTCTTACGCATTTTATCTCCCAATTTAGCAAGTTCTCTTCTTTGTAATTGAATCCCTCCATCTCTTCAGATGTGATCTTCCAATATCTTGATCTTGCCATGTTGATTTATCAAAATTCATCTGATATAAATTCCAATATTGCCTAACCGTGGCTAATTTCTAATTGCGGCAATTCATCACCCTTCTTTTATACGTAAAACAAGCATAACATGCGTTGGGAGACCGAATCACTGTTGTACTGAAAACTGAGTATACTGAAAAACTTCGTAATATTCAAGCTAAGATGATTAGAACCTCATCAAAATCAGTCAGCTTCTCACATGTTTTGAATTTGGTTCTAAGTGAAGGATTAAAAAAATACAAAGCATAATTACAACAATGCAATTGTTCATTTACTATCTCTAATCTCAATTAAACATGACAAAACAAGAAAACCCTCTTTATCCAATAGATATTGATGATTATCCAAAACTCTTTGATTATGTTTTAACTGCTGATGGGTTGATTCACTTTCAGTCTTTGAAAAGAAATTATGTTTTAGGAAAAACCTTGACTCAGGATGAATACAATAAACTTCGCTTATTGTATGTCTATTATGCTACTGCAAATCGAAATACATCTGAAGTATTTGCGTGGCAAGATCTTTGTGTGACTCTTGACAATCAAGGAATTATTGAAAAGGAGATGTATCAATCAAAAGAAGATTTGAAAAAACAACAACTCATAACTGAAAATCC
This genomic interval carries:
- a CDS encoding type II toxin-antitoxin system RatA family toxin: MPQFSFEKTSTASRDAVYRVFSDYENYQRTSPEFFPSIRIRSVRNNVAVVEEHMNLGDEEFVIMAKHVTDEPVLHDVYVIGGDAKGSHIQEQFIETPEGTKILVDVDLKLKGKMKLGGMFSKNRYQENYEEILDNFIKIAEN
- a CDS encoding Sec-independent protein translocase subunit TatA/TatB — translated: MFGMNLANFIAGQEWIFIIVIAVVLIFGAKKIPELAKTFGKAKGEFEKGKIEGEKELKDFKDKEAKSD
- the tatC gene encoding twin-arginine translocase subunit TatC; the protein is MSELDGINQHFEELRKRLLRIVLVIGVITAFILTFHAEPIQVGQTTLYYPTPEPLNNIAAQITNHMKVNLVPEDVQLIQTAPGQAFFAQVYIAALVGIVVGMPVIIKELVGFIKPALKENEINVSRSITIPALGLFITGCAFSYNLVIPYILEFLYRYGESAGLVTFLNVIEFVTFVLQFLLAFGFSFQLPLVMYAISASGMVDADFWRKNIRYAIVIIVIFGAIITPDGSGVTMWFIAGPMIALYVTGMMLIERKERKKLNT